From a single Halovulum dunhuangense genomic region:
- a CDS encoding ABC transporter permease, whose amino-acid sequence MDQLLPYIPLLLRGALVTISLALLSLALATLLGGIAAAGRMGGGRIARGGVTAYTTLVRGVPDLVLILLIYFGGQRLLNDIGGRLGLDYIELSPFLSGVLAIGFIYGAYLTETFRGAYLTVPPGQAEAARALGLRPAQILRLVTLPQMIRFALPGYANVWQVLVKSTAVVSVIGLGDLVGLANDAGKSVREPFVFFAFVLLVYLAITWVSTTTFERLERRYALMGRAG is encoded by the coding sequence ATGGATCAGCTCCTGCCCTATATCCCGCTTCTGCTGCGCGGTGCGCTGGTGACGATATCGCTGGCACTGCTGTCGCTCGCGCTGGCGACCCTTCTGGGCGGGATCGCCGCGGCCGGGCGGATGGGGGGCGGGCGGATCGCCCGCGGCGGCGTCACCGCCTACACGACCTTGGTGCGCGGCGTGCCGGATCTGGTGCTGATCCTGCTCATCTATTTCGGCGGCCAGCGCCTGCTGAACGACATCGGAGGACGCCTCGGCCTCGACTACATCGAGTTGTCGCCCTTCCTGTCGGGCGTGCTGGCCATCGGTTTCATCTACGGCGCCTACCTGACCGAGACGTTTCGCGGCGCCTATCTGACCGTGCCGCCCGGCCAGGCCGAGGCTGCGCGCGCGCTGGGCCTCAGACCTGCGCAGATCCTGCGCCTTGTGACCCTGCCGCAGATGATCCGCTTCGCGCTGCCGGGCTATGCGAATGTCTGGCAGGTGCTGGTCAAGTCCACCGCCGTCGTGTCGGTGATCGGGCTGGGCGATCTGGTCGGGCTTGCCAATGACGCGGGCAAGTCGGTGCGCGAGCCCTTCGTCTTCTTCGCCTTCGTGCTGCTGGTGTACCTGGCCATCACCTGGGTCTCGACCACCACCTTCGAGCGACTGGAGCGCCGCTACGCGCTGATGGGGCGGGCAGGATGA
- a CDS encoding transporter substrate-binding domain-containing protein: MKTTLTTLVALAGMSSAVMAQDLRICVEGAYPPFSYTTETGAVEGFDIDMANALCEEMGRSCELVKTDWDGIIPALLERKCDAIIASMSITEERKQVIDFSEKYYQTPARFVGAEGMTEGDLDGKIVGVQRGTIHQAFMEGEYPDLELALYGSQDEAYLDLVAGRIDAIMADSIATLDGFINTEAGEGFAFFGPSFAIEKYHGSGAGIGVRQQDTDLRDAFSAAIRSLRASGEYQEINEKYFDFDVYSG; the protein is encoded by the coding sequence ATGAAGACCACCCTGACGACCCTCGTGGCGCTTGCCGGCATGTCATCGGCCGTTATGGCGCAGGATCTGCGCATCTGCGTCGAAGGTGCCTATCCGCCGTTTTCCTACACCACCGAGACCGGCGCCGTCGAAGGCTTCGACATCGACATGGCGAACGCCCTGTGCGAGGAGATGGGTCGCAGCTGCGAGCTGGTGAAGACCGACTGGGACGGCATCATCCCCGCCCTGCTCGAGCGCAAGTGCGATGCCATCATCGCCTCGATGTCGATTACCGAAGAGCGCAAGCAGGTCATTGATTTCTCGGAGAAATACTACCAGACCCCGGCCCGCTTCGTGGGCGCCGAGGGCATGACCGAGGGCGATCTGGACGGCAAGATCGTCGGTGTGCAGCGCGGCACGATCCACCAGGCCTTCATGGAAGGCGAGTATCCTGACCTGGAACTGGCGCTCTACGGCTCGCAGGACGAGGCGTATCTCGACCTGGTCGCCGGGCGCATCGACGCGATCATGGCCGACAGCATCGCCACGCTGGATGGTTTCATCAACACCGAGGCGGGCGAGGGATTCGCCTTCTTCGGGCCGAGCTTCGCGATCGAGAAGTACCACGGCAGCGGCGCCGGCATCGGCGTGCGCCAGCAGGATACCGACCTGCGCGACGCCTTCTCGGCCGCGATCCGGTCGCTGCGCGCCTCGGGCGAATACCAGGAGATCAACGAGAAGTACTTCGACTTCGACGTTTACAGCGGCTGA